GAATTCCCGTTTGGTCCGCGCTCAAATGGGAAAGTATTACGGGCCAGTATGAAAGGGAAGCGGACGCGGGTAAAGAATCCGCGGAGAAAGTAAAGATGCAAGTGATCTCGGATTTGAATCGAAACTTCGAGCTCATCCGCGGCTACGAAACACAAATCGAAATTATTCAAAGAAAGCTTATCCCCGAGTTGGAAAGAGCGGTTCGTGCGAACGCTTCTCTCTATGTTCCTGGAAAAGCGAGCCCGCTGGATATTCTATCAACGCAGGTCGAAGTGATCCAGGCCCGAATTCGAAAGGAAGATTTGATCGAAAGGAAAAACGAATCGTTCATTAATATTCTTCAAATCTTAAGCCAAATTCATCCGAATCCGGACGACGGAACACACTTCGGTCACGTAGAAGAAGGAGGTCGATTATGAAGTTTCCGTTTCCTGTGACGATCTCCATTCTCCTACTTTTCACCTTGGTTTGGAACTGCGCGAAAGAAAAGGAAATTTATTATTGTCCGATGCATCCGACGTATATTTCGGATCGTCCCGGTACATGCCCGATTTGTAATATGGATCTTGTCAAAAAGTCCGAAGACGAGCACGAGAAACACAACCAAAACGGTTCGGATCAATCGAGTGCGCGCGTTTCTCCTTCGGTATCCGATTCAACGAAAGGACAAAATTCTTTCGATCCTCAAAAATCAGGAAATCGATCCACCGAAAAAAACTCACAGGAGTTCCCCCTTTCCTTAGAAAAACAGCAGTCGATCGGTATTCGAACGGAATCCGTCTTAAAAAGGGACCTTACAAAGAATGTCTCCGCATATTCCACAGTGGCCTATGACCCGGAGCTTTACACTGCCCTTACGGAGTATAAAGAAATGCTTCGTTCCCGGGAATTCTTTTCCGATCCGGGATCTTCTCTCGGCGGACAGAACCTCCAGATTCGTCTGCGTCAGTTAGGTCTTTCGTCCGATCAGATTCGACTCTGGACATCCGGAAAACGAGATCCCTCCGAATTGATTTTAGGCGGGAAGTTCGGACGAGCTCATATTTATTCTCAAATCTACGAATCCGATTTATCCGCTGTGCATGTCGGTTTAAAAATTATGTTTAAAACGAATGTATATCCGGACGTGAATTTCCCCGGCGTTATTAAAAGTATCGATACGATTTTAGATAAGAACAGCAGGACCCTCCGCCTAAGGAGCGAAGTTTTCGACAAGGAACAAAGACTTCGACCACAGATGTTCGGGGACTTGGAAATTCAGATTCCTCTAAAACAAATCCTGAGCGTTCCAACGTCCGCCATTTTGGATACGGGAATTCACAAAATGGTCTACGTGCAAAAAGGTCCGGACCGTTTTGCGGCAACATTCGTTAAGACCGGTTTGAACGTCGGCGAATGGACGGAAATTAGAGAAGGATTGCAGGAAGGAGAAAGGGTTGTCTCCGAATCCACGTTCCTAATCGATTCCGAAGCAAGAATCCGTTTCGGATCCAGTTTACACAAACATTGAGGCGTCCAATGATACAGAACATCATTCGTTTTTCAGTAAATCATAAATTTCTAATTTTTTTACTTACGATCGGCCTTCTTGTTGGGTCATTCGTTTCCCTAAGGAACATTCCGTTAGACGCGATCCCGGATCTTTCCGATACGCAGGTAATCGTATATTCCCGTTGGGATCGAAGCCCAGATATCTTAGAAGATCAAGTCACTTATCCGATCATCACATCTCTTCTCGGAGCCCCTAGGATCAAGGCAGTTCGCGGTTTTTCAGATTTTGGTTTCTCCTATGTCTATGTGATCTTTCAAGATGGAACGGATATTTATTGGGCAAGATCCCGCGTGCTCGAATATTTAACGCGAATCCAAGCGAGTCTTCCTTCCGGAGTAAAGATAGAATTGGGACCGGACGCGAGTTCGGTGGGTTGGGTATATCAGTATGCGCTGAAAGATCGTACCGGAATGACCTCGCTTTCGGATCTTCGAGCCTATCAGGATTTCAAACTGAAATATTTGCTCAACGCGATACCAGGCGTTTCCGAAGTTGCGTCGATCGGCGGCTTTAAAAAACAATATCAGATCACTCTTCAGCCGAATGCTTTACGTTCCTATAATATTGAATTTGAAACCTTGGTCCGTAAAATACGGGAAAGTAATCAGGAAACCGGCGGCAGGCTGGTCGAACTCTCCGGAGCGGAATTCATGATTCGAGGAAGAGGATATATTTCATCGATCGAGGACATCGAGAACGTCTCTCTTGGAACGGATCTCAATGGTATTCCGATTCTCCTAAAGAATGTAGCGACCGTTTCCTTTGGGCCCGATATCAGACGTGGAATCACGGATTGGAACGGAGAAGGGGATGTTGTCGCGGGAACGATCGTTATGCGACACGGAGAGAATGCGTTAAACGTCATCGAAAGACTGAAAACTAAAATTGAATCCATTCAAAAGAATCTTCCGAATGGAACGGAATTCATAACGACCTATGATCGCTCCGAATTGATCAAAAATGCGCTTTCCACGCTACGGTGGAAGCTGATCGAAGAGATGTTGATCGTATCCGCGGTAATTCTTTTGTTTCTCTGGCATTTTCCTTCGGCCATCATTCCGATCCTTACGATTCCAATCAGCGTTTTGATTACGTTTATTCCGATGTATTTATTGGATTTAAACGCAAACCTCATGTCTCTTTCAGGAATGGCGATCTCCATAGGAGTCCTCGTCGACGGAGCGATCGTGGAAGTGGAAAACGCGTATAAAAAATTGGAAGAATGGGAAACTTCGGGAAGAATCGGGGACTATCATAAAGTTCGATTGGAAGCGCTTTTGGAAGTGGGGCCTTCCGTTTTCTTTTCTTTGCTCGTGATCGCTGTCGCTTTCTTTCCCGTATTCGCACTCGTGGATCAAGAGGGAAGGTTATTTAAACCTTTAGCATATTCAAAAAATATTGCGATGGCGGTCGCGGCTTTGCTTGCGATCACTCTGGATCCCGCCTTTCGAATGCTTTTTACAAGAATGGATCCGTTCGTTTTTAAGAACGCATTTATTTCTAAGATGGCAACGAGTCTTTTCGTAGGAAAATACTATCCGGAAGAAAAACACCCGGTGAGTCGAATTCTATTTCGATTTTACGAGCCCGCCTGCCGCTGGGTATTACACAACCCGAAAGTCACAATTCTCTCTTCAATAATCTTGGTCCTTCTTACGATTCCAGTATATCTCCGTCTTGGGTCCGAGTTCATGCCTCCTTTGGACGAAGAATCTCTTTTGTATATGCCTACCACGTTACCCGGAATCGGAGTTGCAGAGGCGGAAAAACTACTGTCGTCGATGGATAAAAAATTAAAAACAATGCCTGAAATCAAAAGTGTTTTCGGAAAATCGGGTCGATCCGAAACAGCAACCGACTCGGCTCCGTTTTCGATGATGGAAACCGTCATACTTCTACATCCGAAAGAAGAATGGAGAAAAGCGAATCGATTCTATTCTTCATGGCCTCGAATTCTACAATGGGCATTTATTCCATTCTTCTCCGAAAGAATCAATAAAGAAGAATTGGTTGCTATTCTCAATCAAGAGATGCAATTTCCAGGAACGACGAACGCCTGGACGATGCCGATCAAAGCAAGAATCGATATGTTGAGCACGGGAATGCGGACTCCGATCGGAATTAAAGTACTCGGAACTTCACTGGAAGAAATCGAAAAAATTGGAGTTTCCATCGAATCGATTCTCAAAACGATTCCGGATACAAGAAGTGTTTTTGCTGAAAGAACGGCTGGAGGTTATTATCTTGATGTCGAATTAAAACGAACTAGTTTAGCAAGATATAATATATCGGTCGACACTGCCCAACAGATCGTCGTTTCCGCAATCGGCGGAGAATCGATTACACAAACCATAGAGGGAAGAGAACGATTTTCGGTGAATCTTCGCTATCCGAGAGAATTGAGAGATTCCGTAGAAAGAATGAAAACGATCTTGGTTCCCACGACCACCTTTGGACATATTCCGCTAAGCGAAATAGCCGATATCCGAGTTAAAACCGGACCATCAATGATCCGAGATGAGAACGGATTTTTAGTAGGATATATTTACGTGGATCCCGCCACCACTGATATCGGCGGTTACGTGGATCTTGCCAAAAAAATAGTCTCCGAAAAAATTCTTCTTCCGAGCGGGTATTCCATAGAATGGAGCGGACAATACGAGAATATGATTCGTGTTCGGGAGAAAATGAATTACGTAATTCCATTTACGATATTCATAATATTCCTATTGTTGTATGCGAATACAAAATCCTATGCAAAAACTTTGATCATTTTGCTTGCCGTGCCTTTTTCCTTGATCGGAGCGATCGGACTATTGTTCATTCTCGGCTATCACGTTTCTGTCGCTGTTTGGGTAGGAATGATCGCACTCATGGGATTGGATGCCGAGACGGGAGTTTTTATGCTTCTCTACTTGGATCTTTCCTACGAGGACGCAGTAAAAAAAGGAAAACTTCGAAACAAAGAAGAATGGATCGACGCAGTCTTGCATGGAGCAGTACATCGAGTGCGTCCGAAAATTATGACCGTTCTTGCGGCGATGCTCGGTTTGATGCCGATCCTTTGGTCTCAAAGCACCGGTTCGGACGTTATGAAGCGGATCGCGGCTCCAATGGTAGGAGGACTTGCAACCAGCTTTCTTTTAGAATTGCTGGTTTATCCGCCCGTCTACTTACTCTGGAAACAAGGAACACTTTCCTCTCTTTTTCAATTCCGAAATCCGATGGAACGAAGCGCGCACCAAAAGGAATCATACATTCCGGAATCGAAAACGTTTTTTCAGAAAGAAGAAATCTCGGAATTGAATGCGGAAATTCTTGTAAGCGAAAATAGAACTCAAACTAAAAAACGATCAAAAAAGGAAAAACCATGATTCAAAAGACAATTCAAATTCTTATCTTAATCGGATTTTTGTCGGCAGGGGCATTGTCTGCGCACGAACACGAAGGCGATCACAAGGACCACAAAGATTCCATGGATAAACATCAGGAACACGATCATTCCAAACACAAGGAATCCGGGAAAGGAAAAGAGAAACATCCCGGGAAGGAACACGATCATTCTAAGATGAAAGAATCGAAAGGAAAGAAGTAGAAGGAAATCTGCGAAACAGAAGGTTTTTATCAGTAGATTTTTAAAACAAAAAAGCCGCCCGAAGGGCGGCTTGGAATCGGAAACAAATCAAAATCGTTCAGCCGAATCTGTCGCTTAACAATTTCACTACTTGATCCGGTCTCATGTTCGCCTGAGCCAACATCGCAGAACCACTTTTAGTGAGAATTTGGTTTCTCGTATAATCAACGATCTGCTCCGCCATATCCGCGTCCCTTACACGGCTTTCGGCGGCGACCATATTCACATAACTGGATTGTAATCCTTGAGAAGTGATTTCCAACCGATTGTAGTAGGCTCCGAGATCCGCACGCTGTTGATTCACTTTGGAAATCGCCGTATCCAAAATTCCGATCATCGCGTTCGCGCTGGCAGGAGAGGAGAGGGCTTGCTTTTTTCCATTTGACATCAACTGCAAACCGGTTGCGTTCATCGAATCGATAAAGATATCCAACTTTTCATTTTGATTCGGACCAACCTGAAGCTGAATGGGCTTATTCGATTGTTTGGAATGGTCTCCGGAAAGGGGTTTGATTCGGTTGAACTCGGCAGATTTTCCGATTCGATCCACTTCTTCGATCAATTGATCGACTTCCAATTGAACGAGTTTTCTATCCTCATTTGAATAGATACCGTTCGAGGTTTGGATGGAAAGTTCACGGAGTCTCTGCAGAATGTTATTAACTTGTTCGAGAGTTCCTTCCGTTACTTGAATAAAGGAAACCCCGTCCATCACGTTTCGTTCCGCCTGGGCAAGACCGCGGATCTGAGTCCGCATTTTCTCCGACATGGCAAAACCAAGAGCGTCGTCCCCGGCACGATTGATTCGTTGACCGGTGGAGAGTTTCTCCATGGTTTTATCCAATTCTTTGTTCACGCTCTTCAGTACATTATTTGTACGGAGCGCACTTATGTTGTGATTGATGATCATTGTCACAACCTCCCTGTATCGTGTTGCCCGGATCCGTCCGGGCCGAAGTTTTGGGGCAGAATCTGCCTTTGTTTATCCACTGCGAACTTCCACTCTGTTTGGAACGGAGGTGAAAGTTTTTATATTTTTTTCCTAAAGTCTTGTCCAGAGGGAGCCGAACTTAAGTTTAGGGAAGTTTTGTCAAAATAGTAACCGCATCGTCCCTTGAAAGCAACTCTTTTCCTTTTCCTCTTAAAAAAATCCTTTCCTTCCCATCGCGTATTCTCAATGTTTTGATCGTATTTTGTCTCTTTCCCTAAACGGGAATTTCAGAATTGGATTCGAAACCATGAAAATTTATACAAAGAAAGGGGACTTCGGTCAGACCTCCTTAGCAACCGGTGTCAAGGTCCTGAAATCGGACCGTAGAGTGGAGTTATATGGAACGGCCGACGAACTGAATTCCACAATCGGAGTCGTAAAAGCCTT
Above is a genomic segment from Leptospira stimsonii containing:
- a CDS encoding efflux RND transporter periplasmic adaptor subunit; amino-acid sequence: MKFPFPVTISILLLFTLVWNCAKEKEIYYCPMHPTYISDRPGTCPICNMDLVKKSEDEHEKHNQNGSDQSSARVSPSVSDSTKGQNSFDPQKSGNRSTEKNSQEFPLSLEKQQSIGIRTESVLKRDLTKNVSAYSTVAYDPELYTALTEYKEMLRSREFFSDPGSSLGGQNLQIRLRQLGLSSDQIRLWTSGKRDPSELILGGKFGRAHIYSQIYESDLSAVHVGLKIMFKTNVYPDVNFPGVIKSIDTILDKNSRTLRLRSEVFDKEQRLRPQMFGDLEIQIPLKQILSVPTSAILDTGIHKMVYVQKGPDRFAATFVKTGLNVGEWTEIREGLQEGERVVSESTFLIDSEARIRFGSSLHKH
- a CDS encoding efflux RND transporter permease subunit, whose protein sequence is MIQNIIRFSVNHKFLIFLLTIGLLVGSFVSLRNIPLDAIPDLSDTQVIVYSRWDRSPDILEDQVTYPIITSLLGAPRIKAVRGFSDFGFSYVYVIFQDGTDIYWARSRVLEYLTRIQASLPSGVKIELGPDASSVGWVYQYALKDRTGMTSLSDLRAYQDFKLKYLLNAIPGVSEVASIGGFKKQYQITLQPNALRSYNIEFETLVRKIRESNQETGGRLVELSGAEFMIRGRGYISSIEDIENVSLGTDLNGIPILLKNVATVSFGPDIRRGITDWNGEGDVVAGTIVMRHGENALNVIERLKTKIESIQKNLPNGTEFITTYDRSELIKNALSTLRWKLIEEMLIVSAVILLFLWHFPSAIIPILTIPISVLITFIPMYLLDLNANLMSLSGMAISIGVLVDGAIVEVENAYKKLEEWETSGRIGDYHKVRLEALLEVGPSVFFSLLVIAVAFFPVFALVDQEGRLFKPLAYSKNIAMAVAALLAITLDPAFRMLFTRMDPFVFKNAFISKMATSLFVGKYYPEEKHPVSRILFRFYEPACRWVLHNPKVTILSSIILVLLTIPVYLRLGSEFMPPLDEESLLYMPTTLPGIGVAEAEKLLSSMDKKLKTMPEIKSVFGKSGRSETATDSAPFSMMETVILLHPKEEWRKANRFYSSWPRILQWAFIPFFSERINKEELVAILNQEMQFPGTTNAWTMPIKARIDMLSTGMRTPIGIKVLGTSLEEIEKIGVSIESILKTIPDTRSVFAERTAGGYYLDVELKRTSLARYNISVDTAQQIVVSAIGGESITQTIEGRERFSVNLRYPRELRDSVERMKTILVPTTTFGHIPLSEIADIRVKTGPSMIRDENGFLVGYIYVDPATTDIGGYVDLAKKIVSEKILLPSGYSIEWSGQYENMIRVREKMNYVIPFTIFIIFLLLYANTKSYAKTLIILLAVPFSLIGAIGLLFILGYHVSVAVWVGMIALMGLDAETGVFMLLYLDLSYEDAVKKGKLRNKEEWIDAVLHGAVHRVRPKIMTVLAAMLGLMPILWSQSTGSDVMKRIAAPMVGGLATSFLLELLVYPPVYLLWKQGTLSSLFQFRNPMERSAHQKESYIPESKTFFQKEEISELNAEILVSENRTQTKKRSKKEKP
- a CDS encoding flagellin, which encodes MIINHNISALRTNNVLKSVNKELDKTMEKLSTGQRINRAGDDALGFAMSEKMRTQIRGLAQAERNVMDGVSFIQVTEGTLEQVNNILQRLRELSIQTSNGIYSNEDRKLVQLEVDQLIEEVDRIGKSAEFNRIKPLSGDHSKQSNKPIQLQVGPNQNEKLDIFIDSMNATGLQLMSNGKKQALSSPASANAMIGILDTAISKVNQQRADLGAYYNRLEITSQGLQSSYVNMVAAESRVRDADMAEQIVDYTRNQILTKSGSAMLAQANMRPDQVVKLLSDRFG